One window from the genome of Candidatus Leptovillus gracilis encodes:
- a CDS encoding TIGR03943 family protein: MDRFLKTSILLLLGAFLFMRVMDGTVLYYINQRFVLLTWLAAGGFLLVAASYYLVSGQHAHAHAHDHDHGVLTWAGLLIVSLPLLLGWLVPPRPLGAAAIGNREINVGTMGSLTSVAPPQPGSALGLTAGEKNILDWLSDFQRQSDPAAFNGQEAHIIGFVYRDPRFADDTFMVARFTVSCCVADAAPIGLIVQWPDAAAIPADQWVEVTGHFAVGVFDGRQIPILVADSIVPTDPPAQPYLYL; encoded by the coding sequence ATGGACCGATTTCTTAAAACAAGCATTTTGCTGTTGCTGGGCGCGTTTTTGTTTATGCGCGTAATGGATGGCACGGTGTTGTATTACATCAATCAACGTTTTGTGCTGCTGACCTGGCTGGCGGCCGGGGGATTTTTGCTGGTGGCGGCCAGTTATTATCTTGTTTCCGGCCAGCATGCCCATGCCCATGCCCACGACCATGATCATGGCGTGTTGACGTGGGCGGGTTTGTTGATTGTGTCCTTACCGCTGCTGTTGGGCTGGCTGGTTCCGCCACGGCCGTTAGGCGCAGCGGCCATTGGCAACCGGGAAATTAACGTGGGCACGATGGGGTCGCTGACTTCGGTTGCGCCACCGCAGCCGGGCAGCGCATTGGGGCTGACAGCCGGCGAAAAAAATATACTCGATTGGTTGAGCGATTTTCAGCGCCAGAGCGATCCGGCCGCTTTTAACGGCCAGGAGGCCCACATCATCGGCTTTGTCTACCGCGACCCACGTTTTGCCGACGATACCTTCATGGTGGCCCGCTTCACTGTAAGCTGCTGCGTCGCCGACGCCGCGCCTATCGGCCTGATTGTGCAGTGGCCGGACGCCGCCGCAATCCCCGCCGACCAGTGGGTTGAAGTGACCGGCCATTTTGCGGTTGGCGTTTTTGACGGCCGTCAAATCCCCATCCTCGTCGCCGACAGCATCGTGCCTACAGACCCACCAGCGCAGCCCTATCTCTATCTGTAA
- a CDS encoding PD40 domain-containing protein, which yields MVSDSAALTPATRRFSRFDLAVWATIGAALLLTAVLAWWNGRNALPTFANSTTPRILYIGWAGANDANQLYVVHPDGSGRAALTSEPRGVLDYAISPDGTRIVYSASNANNGADLWIMDEFGRNRRQLLACPEAACTQAVWSPDGRRLVYEQRTIPAPGAPPGPPRLWWLDSETGATLAVFQDSQWLGLGARFSPDGRWLSYIAPINQEIQAYNLETGDSLIIPSKTGEPAAWSPDSASLLVSEMLIMDERFNVHLFSANLADADLTNLSGVEMDTNDGLPVFSPNGEWIAFGRKKPRAPMGKQLWLMRADGSGATAVTANSEVHYGQPAWSPDGAAIVMQGYYLAEPGAEPKLWLVDVASGELREVASPGIQPRWLP from the coding sequence ATGGTCTCTGATTCTGCTGCTTTAACTCCGGCAACGCGCCGATTTAGCCGTTTTGACTTGGCCGTGTGGGCAACGATTGGCGCGGCGCTGCTGCTGACGGCCGTTCTCGCCTGGTGGAACGGCCGTAACGCTCTGCCTACTTTCGCCAATTCCACAACGCCGCGCATCCTCTACATCGGCTGGGCCGGGGCCAACGACGCCAATCAGCTTTACGTGGTTCACCCAGATGGCAGCGGCCGCGCCGCCCTGACCAGCGAACCGCGCGGCGTGTTGGATTACGCCATCTCGCCCGATGGCACGCGCATTGTCTACAGCGCCAGCAACGCCAATAACGGCGCCGATTTATGGATCATGGATGAATTTGGCCGTAACCGTCGCCAACTGCTGGCCTGCCCGGAAGCCGCCTGCACCCAGGCCGTCTGGTCGCCAGACGGCCGTCGTCTGGTGTATGAGCAGCGCACCATTCCCGCGCCTGGCGCGCCGCCCGGACCACCCCGTCTGTGGTGGCTGGACAGCGAAACAGGCGCAACGTTAGCCGTCTTTCAGGACAGTCAATGGTTGGGTCTGGGCGCGCGTTTTTCGCCCGACGGCCGTTGGCTCAGCTACATCGCTCCCATCAATCAGGAGATTCAAGCCTACAACCTGGAAACCGGCGACAGCCTCATCATCCCCAGCAAGACGGGTGAACCGGCCGCCTGGAGTCCAGACAGCGCCAGCTTGCTGGTGAGTGAAATGTTGATCATGGACGAGCGCTTTAATGTCCACCTGTTCAGCGCCAATCTGGCCGACGCGGACCTTACCAACTTAAGCGGCGTGGAAATGGACACCAACGACGGCCTGCCGGTTTTTTCACCGAATGGCGAATGGATTGCCTTCGGCCGCAAAAAGCCGCGCGCGCCGATGGGCAAACAGTTGTGGTTGATGCGGGCCGATGGTAGTGGGGCAACGGCCGTCACCGCCAACAGCGAGGTCCATTACGGCCAACCGGCATGGTCGCCAGACGGCGCCGCCATTGTGATGCAGGGCTATTACCTGGCCGAACCAGGGGCAGAACCCAAATTGTGGTTGGTAGACGTGGCTTCTGGCGAACTGCGAGAAGTAGCTTCACCAGGCATCCAGCCCAGATGGCTGCCCTGA
- a CDS encoding CBS domain-containing protein, whose product MLVKNRMSQPVITVEPDLPIMDALNLMRSKSIRRMPVVDKQGKLIGIVSNKDLLNASPSSATSLSVWEINYLVGKIKIKDVMTKAVLTISENTPIEEAARLMVDNKVGGLPVMRGDQLVGVITESDLFKVLLELMGARETAVRLTAIVPDVLGELDKLTHAIAEAGGSFLSFGQFNGEEDDNRIVTFKVSGLDEAQARELIAPLVIEISDIRTI is encoded by the coding sequence ATGCTTGTCAAAAATAGAATGTCTCAGCCTGTCATTACCGTGGAACCGGATTTGCCTATCATGGATGCCCTGAACCTGATGCGGTCTAAAAGTATTCGCCGTATGCCGGTGGTAGATAAGCAGGGCAAACTCATCGGGATTGTTTCCAATAAAGACCTGCTCAACGCCAGCCCATCGAGCGCAACTTCATTGAGCGTGTGGGAAATCAACTATCTCGTCGGCAAGATCAAAATCAAAGATGTGATGACAAAAGCCGTCCTCACCATCTCTGAGAACACGCCCATTGAAGAAGCGGCGCGTCTAATGGTGGACAATAAAGTCGGCGGACTGCCGGTGATGCGCGGGGATCAGCTTGTGGGTGTGATTACAGAATCGGACTTATTTAAGGTTTTGCTGGAGTTGATGGGGGCGCGGGAAACGGCCGTGCGCCTGACAGCCATCGTACCCGACGTGTTGGGTGAACTGGACAAACTAACCCACGCCATCGCCGAAGCCGGCGGCAGCTTCCTCTCTTTTGGTCAATTCAATGGCGAAGAGGACGACAACCGGATCGTAACCTTCAAGGTATCCGGCCTGGACGAAGCGCAAGCACGTGAACTCATTGCCCCGCTGGTCATCGAAATCAGTGATATTCGCACAATCTAA
- a CDS encoding AMP-binding protein: MNNLDQQLNETITYLYDNAPGFQKRLQAAGLTPHDLQGVDDLARLPVLRKDDLIALQQADPPFGGLLAVPISELRYVFQSPGPINEPGAQQRDSGRWAGALAAAGFQRGDVVLNAFSYHLTPAGASFDDSLTSMGCVVIPGGIGAQEQQIQALAAFGAVGYVGLPSYLKALLDKAVESGVELPLCKAFVLAEPLPPSLRQELNARGVAVYQGYGTAECGNLGYDVAGYAGWRIPDQTIVQICDINSGQPLPHGQTGEVVVTLLNRHYAVVRFGVGDLSAILPESAVDGGGLRLMGWLGRVGAATKVRGMFLHPTQLANMMARFPEVAAYQAVISRVEHKDHLALLVVTMPDTNSAELAERLQNTAREAIKFRLDVDVVADLPPDAPPIRDERTWE, from the coding sequence ATGAACAATTTAGACCAACAACTGAACGAAACAATCACCTATCTTTACGACAACGCGCCAGGTTTTCAGAAACGGCTGCAAGCGGCCGGTCTGACCCCCCATGATTTGCAAGGCGTGGACGATCTGGCGCGGCTGCCCGTGCTGCGCAAAGACGATCTCATCGCCTTGCAGCAGGCTGATCCCCCTTTTGGCGGACTGCTGGCCGTGCCCATCAGCGAACTGCGTTACGTCTTTCAGTCGCCCGGTCCTATCAACGAACCTGGCGCCCAGCAGCGGGATTCCGGGCGATGGGCCGGGGCGCTGGCGGCCGCCGGTTTCCAGCGCGGCGACGTGGTGCTAAACGCTTTTAGTTACCACCTCACTCCGGCCGGCGCTTCATTCGACGACAGCCTGACGAGCATGGGCTGTGTGGTCATCCCCGGCGGCATCGGCGCGCAGGAGCAGCAAATTCAGGCCCTGGCCGCCTTTGGCGCGGTGGGTTACGTGGGGCTGCCCAGCTACCTGAAGGCGCTGCTGGATAAAGCGGTCGAATCAGGCGTCGAATTACCGTTGTGCAAAGCCTTTGTGCTGGCCGAACCGCTGCCGCCTTCGCTGCGCCAGGAGCTAAACGCGCGCGGCGTGGCTGTCTACCAGGGGTATGGCACGGCCGAATGCGGCAATTTGGGCTACGACGTGGCTGGCTACGCCGGCTGGCGCATCCCCGACCAGACCATCGTGCAAATTTGTGACATCAACAGCGGCCAACCGCTGCCTCATGGCCAAACAGGCGAAGTGGTCGTGACGCTGCTCAATCGCCACTACGCCGTCGTGCGTTTTGGCGTCGGCGATTTGTCGGCCATCCTCCCCGAATCGGCAGTGGATGGCGGCGGTCTGCGGCTGATGGGCTGGTTGGGGCGCGTCGGCGCGGCGACGAAGGTGCGTGGCATGTTCCTGCATCCAACGCAGTTAGCAAACATGATGGCTCGCTTCCCGGAAGTGGCGGCTTATCAAGCCGTTATCAGCCGCGTCGAGCATAAGGACCATCTGGCGCTGCTCGTGGTGACCATGCCAGATACCAACAGCGCCGAATTGGCGGAACGGCTGCAAAACACAGCCCGCGAAGCGATCAAGTTCCGTCTGGATGTGGACGTGGTAGCCGATCTGCCGCCCGACGCGCCGCCCATTCGGGATGAGCGAACCTGGGAATAG
- a CDS encoding DNA internalization-related competence protein ComEC/Rec2, whose product MTIVVGTIAWMTGIWLASLMGWSLAVWLAAAVLALAAALFTRRWGQPALLLAALAALALGGARYSLAVPDINAGHIAYYNDLAADVGVVGVVVREPDVRDRYTNLQIAAERITLADGATYPVTGRVLVRANRFPEVPYGVQVAVNGRLQTPPEDENFSYKDYLARQGVYSSISQGRVRVLGEGAGQPALHAILSLKQKAQNAINRLIPDPEAALLSGILLGNDNGIPPDLAEDFRVTGMTHIIAISGFNIALLIAILISLVDPFLPRKTAVLVAVVGVILYTILVGAEASVVRAAIMGSLFLFTSRWLGRRNFAYASLFFAGFLMTLFRPLTLWDVGFQLSFTATLGLMLYADPFTTWTRRQLYHVADRPVSNQAMGILSEAVLLTVAAQILTLPLMIGYFRQLSLISLLANAFVLPIQPGVMLWGGAATLVGMVWAPLGQPLAWVAWLFLTATIRLVRAFAAVPFAAVPLHVPLTGILLMYAVIGAVTWFVKATPERRTAVSDFLRQNISQRLALGGSLVVLLLVGSWWASQPDGRLHVAFLDVGQGDAIFIQTPTGRQILVDGGNFPSVLTDRLGRHMPFWDRDIDILIATHPDADHVTGLTALFDRYQVGRVITNGQGLGESAIYDAVLQAAAAQGTPVHRALAGEVIEIGDGVRLEVLHPGAVLTGDRNENSVVLRLVYGDFSALLTGDADEASEAVMLANGRSLASLVLKAGHHGSQTSSSPPFLQAVQPQVLIISSGADNKFGHPHPEVLEWAQKLGTAVLRTDELGTIEVSTDGQQMWWQAGPKNGSAGR is encoded by the coding sequence ATGACGATTGTTGTGGGCACAATTGCCTGGATGACCGGCATCTGGCTGGCCTCGTTGATGGGCTGGTCGTTGGCTGTCTGGTTGGCTGCGGCCGTTCTCGCCCTGGCTGCCGCTTTGTTTACCCGGCGCTGGGGCCAGCCGGCGCTGCTCTTGGCCGCGCTGGCGGCGCTGGCTTTGGGCGGTGCGCGTTACAGTCTGGCCGTGCCAGACATCAACGCCGGCCACATCGCCTATTACAACGATCTGGCTGCGGACGTGGGCGTGGTGGGCGTGGTGGTGCGCGAGCCAGACGTGCGCGACCGGTACACCAATTTGCAAATCGCCGCCGAACGCATCACCCTGGCCGATGGCGCAACCTATCCGGTGACGGGGCGCGTATTGGTACGCGCCAACCGTTTTCCAGAGGTCCCGTACGGGGTGCAGGTGGCGGTGAACGGCCGTCTACAAACCCCACCCGAAGACGAAAACTTCAGCTACAAAGATTATCTGGCCCGGCAGGGTGTTTACAGCAGCATCTCCCAGGGTCGCGTCAGGGTTCTCGGCGAAGGGGCCGGCCAACCGGCGCTGCACGCCATTCTATCCCTCAAACAGAAAGCCCAGAACGCCATCAACCGCCTGATCCCCGACCCCGAAGCGGCGCTGTTGAGCGGCATTTTGCTGGGCAACGACAACGGCATCCCGCCCGACCTGGCCGAAGATTTCCGCGTGACCGGCATGACCCACATCATCGCCATTTCCGGGTTCAACATTGCCCTGCTGATCGCCATTCTCATCAGCCTGGTGGACCCTTTTTTGCCGCGCAAAACGGCCGTTCTCGTCGCCGTCGTGGGGGTTATCCTCTACACCATCCTGGTGGGCGCGGAGGCCTCCGTAGTGCGGGCGGCCATCATGGGGTCGCTCTTTCTGTTCACCAGCCGTTGGCTCGGCCGGCGCAACTTCGCCTATGCCTCCCTCTTTTTCGCCGGTTTCCTGATGACATTGTTTCGGCCGCTGACGCTGTGGGACGTCGGCTTCCAGCTCAGTTTCACCGCCACTCTGGGACTGATGCTGTACGCCGACCCCTTCACCACCTGGACCCGCCGCCAACTTTACCACGTCGCTGACCGCCCGGTGAGCAATCAGGCGATGGGCATTCTGTCCGAGGCCGTGCTGCTGACCGTCGCCGCCCAAATTCTGACCCTGCCGCTGATGATCGGCTATTTTCGCCAGTTGTCGCTCATCAGCCTGCTGGCGAACGCTTTTGTGCTGCCCATTCAGCCCGGCGTGATGCTGTGGGGCGGCGCGGCGACGCTGGTGGGCATGGTCTGGGCGCCGTTAGGCCAACCGCTGGCCTGGGTGGCCTGGCTCTTTCTGACGGCGACAATTCGTCTGGTGCGGGCGTTTGCCGCTGTGCCCTTTGCCGCCGTGCCGCTGCACGTGCCCCTGACCGGTATATTGCTGATGTATGCCGTGATCGGGGCGGTCACCTGGTTTGTTAAAGCGACGCCGGAAAGGCGCACGGCCGTAAGCGACTTTTTGCGCCAAAATATTTCCCAACGTTTGGCGCTGGGCGGCAGCCTGGTTGTTCTGCTGTTGGTGGGCAGTTGGTGGGCGTCGCAGCCAGACGGCCGTTTGCACGTCGCCTTTTTAGATGTCGGCCAGGGCGACGCCATCTTCATTCAGACGCCCACCGGGCGACAAATTCTGGTGGATGGTGGCAATTTCCCCAGCGTCCTCACCGACCGGCTGGGCCGCCACATGCCCTTTTGGGACCGGGATATTGATATTCTGATCGCCACCCACCCCGACGCGGACCACGTGACTGGTCTGACCGCGCTGTTTGACCGGTATCAGGTGGGGCGGGTTATCACCAACGGGCAGGGGCTGGGCGAATCGGCCATCTACGACGCCGTTTTGCAGGCGGCAGCGGCGCAGGGGACGCCGGTGCATCGCGCCCTGGCGGGCGAAGTGATTGAAATTGGCGATGGCGTGCGGCTGGAGGTGCTGCATCCGGGAGCCGTGTTAACCGGCGACCGGAACGAAAACTCGGTGGTGCTGCGGCTGGTGTATGGCGATTTTTCCGCGCTGTTAACCGGCGATGCCGATGAGGCGTCCGAAGCGGTGATGTTGGCGAACGGCCGTTCCCTTGCCAGCCTGGTTCTCAAGGCCGGTCATCACGGCTCCCAAACCTCCAGTTCACCCCCTTTTCTGCAAGCTGTACAACCACAGGTGCTGATCATTTCCAGTGGGGCAGACAATAAATTCGGCCATCCCCACCCAGAGGTGCTAGAATGGGCGCAGAAATTGGGCACGGCCGTGCTGCGCACCGATGAATTGGGCACAATAGAAGTGAGTACCGACGGACAACAGATGTGGTGGCAGGCCGGTCCCAAAAACGGCAGCGCAGGTCGCTGA
- a CDS encoding response regulator transcription factor: MNEFDPKTFRILVIDDDVFVLEMIEESLNRGGFRVAAVTSGEDALGWMKRHGLPHLAVVDINMPFGMDGLEFCETVHTFSDVPIMMLTGIEDEETKAQAIDRCAEDYLTKPFLPGELIARARRVLRRIGHFAYPLDPMTRVDERLTVDLVGCQVIVNGRPATLTPTETKLLYILLRSAGKAVSSNYLLRRLWPHESGHEERLRVYVHRLRSKIEVDPTKPHYIRSQRGIGYTFWLSD, encoded by the coding sequence ATGAATGAATTTGATCCCAAAACTTTCCGCATCCTGGTAATTGACGATGACGTGTTTGTGCTGGAAATGATAGAAGAGTCCTTGAACAGAGGCGGTTTTCGGGTTGCGGCCGTCACTTCGGGCGAAGATGCGCTGGGCTGGATGAAGCGGCATGGGCTGCCACATCTGGCTGTCGTAGACATCAACATGCCGTTTGGCATGGATGGCCTGGAATTTTGTGAAACGGTCCACACTTTCAGCGACGTGCCAATCATGATGCTGACGGGGATTGAAGACGAGGAGACGAAGGCCCAGGCGATTGACCGCTGCGCGGAAGATTATCTGACCAAACCCTTCTTGCCGGGCGAACTCATCGCCCGCGCCCGCCGGGTTTTGCGGCGCATTGGTCACTTTGCCTACCCTTTGGATCCCATGACGCGGGTGGATGAGCGGCTGACCGTTGATTTGGTGGGCTGTCAGGTGATTGTGAACGGCCGTCCGGCAACGTTGACACCTACGGAAACAAAGCTGCTGTACATTCTCTTGCGTTCGGCTGGCAAAGCAGTCAGCAGCAATTATTTACTGCGACGCCTGTGGCCGCATGAATCGGGCCATGAAGAACGGCTGCGCGTATACGTTCATCGGCTGCGCAGCAAAATTGAAGTAGACCCTACCAAACCACATTATATCCGCTCACAGCGGGGCATTGGTTACACTTTCTGGCTCAGCGATTAA
- a CDS encoding response regulator transcription factor produces MDTLEQKPVILVVDDNQYTQRIVQFALENAEFKAVTTSSGEEALKLMHTQGLPHLAIVDIHMPPGMSGFEFCHMVHQFCDLPVILLTAVNEEETVIEGLEKYAEDYIIKPFNPGELVARVRRVLSRLGGLSFHLDALTHVDERLTVDFPQRRALIYDAPTALTPTETKLLYILMRQAGHTVTTEYILRRLWPLEPAYEDRLHVHMHRLRRKIEDAADTSRPRYIVSERGTGYVFHGKLLVPVADNQGIQTGEEMTG; encoded by the coding sequence ATGGATACCTTAGAGCAAAAACCTGTCATTCTTGTTGTTGACGACAACCAATATACCCAGCGCATTGTGCAATTTGCGCTGGAAAATGCTGAGTTTAAGGCTGTTACAACCTCGTCGGGCGAAGAGGCGTTGAAGCTGATGCACACCCAGGGTTTGCCGCATCTGGCAATTGTAGATATCCACATGCCGCCCGGCATGAGTGGGTTTGAGTTCTGCCACATGGTTCACCAGTTTTGCGATTTGCCGGTGATATTGTTGACGGCCGTTAATGAAGAAGAAACGGTCATTGAAGGGCTGGAAAAATACGCCGAAGATTACATCATCAAACCGTTTAATCCCGGCGAATTGGTAGCCCGCGTCCGGCGCGTGTTGTCCCGTCTGGGCGGGCTTTCCTTTCATCTGGACGCCCTGACCCATGTGGACGAACGGCTCACGGTGGATTTTCCGCAGCGCCGGGCGCTGATTTACGACGCGCCGACAGCCCTGACGCCGACTGAGACCAAATTGTTATACATTCTCATGCGCCAGGCCGGGCATACCGTCACCACCGAATACATCCTGCGCCGTCTGTGGCCGCTGGAACCGGCCTATGAGGACCGTCTGCATGTCCACATGCACCGCCTGCGCCGCAAAATCGAAGACGCGGCCGACACCTCCCGGCCACGTTACATTGTGTCTGAACGGGGTACAGGGTATGTGTTTCATGGCAAGCTGCTGGTCCCGGTGGCTGACAATCAGGGCATCCAGACAGGCGAAGAGATGACGGGGTGA
- a CDS encoding CoA pyrophosphatase has protein sequence MNPMRQLDDIRQALGLEEFDTLAAQEKMMPFGGAGRRPPDDLSQARIGAVLLLLYWRDEAMHLVLTRRRDDLSSHAGQISFPGGQQEAAETLLAAALRETEEEIGVDGTAVTPIGQLTPIYIPPSGFMVHPFIAWYTLAQRPTFRPATTEVAEIIEVPLATLLDPATAVREPWDFRGHQVEVPYFAVQGHKVWGATAIMLSEFVERLRFVGWAENGRA, from the coding sequence ATGAACCCAATGCGTCAACTAGATGACATTCGCCAGGCGCTCGGCTTAGAGGAGTTTGATACGCTGGCTGCTCAGGAGAAAATGATGCCATTTGGCGGCGCCGGCCGACGCCCGCCGGATGATTTGAGCCAGGCGCGGATCGGCGCGGTTTTGCTGCTGCTGTATTGGCGCGACGAGGCGATGCACCTGGTGTTAACCCGGCGGCGGGATGATTTGTCGTCGCACGCGGGGCAAATTTCCTTTCCCGGCGGCCAGCAGGAAGCGGCGGAAACGCTGCTGGCCGCCGCCCTGCGTGAAACAGAAGAGGAAATTGGCGTGGACGGCACGGCCGTTACTCCCATCGGTCAGCTAACCCCCATTTATATTCCCCCTTCCGGCTTCATGGTTCACCCGTTTATTGCCTGGTATACGTTGGCGCAGCGGCCAACATTCCGGCCGGCGACAACGGAGGTGGCAGAAATCATCGAAGTTCCTTTAGCCACGTTGTTGGACCCGGCAACGGCCGTTCGTGAACCGTGGGATTTTCGTGGGCATCAGGTGGAAGTGCCTTACTTTGCCGTGCAGGGGCATAAAGTGTGGGGGGCCACCGCCATTATGCTCAGCGAATTTGTCGAGAGGCTGCGATTTGTGGGCTGGGCGGAGAACGGGCGCGCGTAA
- a CDS encoding HAMP domain-containing protein, translated as MTRPLRTMATAAEGIARGDYDQQLSLQGPDEVQRLAASFNSMTSQVKMSQQAQRDFVSNVSHDLKTPLTAIRGWSQSLLDGTAVTDAERQQAAAIIHNETERMQRLVSQLLDLARIESGQLKLALEPVDLRQVLAEVQDNLAWRAQEQGIYLTDELQSTPPIGGDYDRLMQLFTNLVDNALAHTPAGGRVHVSLKPHGETAVDVLVQDTGSGIAAEDLPRIFERFYQVDKSRARGNGRRGSGLGLAIVRELVEAHQGTIRPYSQVGQGTAFLVRLPVYQETPTNNANAIT; from the coding sequence GTGACACGGCCGTTGCGCACCATGGCCACCGCCGCCGAAGGCATCGCCCGCGGCGATTATGACCAACAGTTGTCGCTGCAAGGCCCAGACGAAGTGCAGCGGCTGGCGGCCAGTTTTAACAGCATGACCAGCCAGGTGAAAATGTCGCAGCAGGCGCAGCGCGACTTTGTCAGCAATGTTTCCCACGACCTCAAGACGCCGCTGACGGCGATTCGCGGCTGGAGCCAATCGCTGTTGGATGGCACGGCCGTTACCGACGCCGAGCGCCAGCAGGCAGCGGCCATCATCCACAACGAGACGGAACGGATGCAGCGTCTGGTGAGCCAACTACTGGACCTGGCGCGCATCGAATCCGGCCAGTTAAAATTGGCGCTGGAGCCGGTGGATTTGCGACAAGTATTGGCCGAGGTGCAAGACAACCTGGCCTGGCGCGCCCAGGAGCAGGGAATCTACCTGACCGATGAGTTGCAATCCACACCGCCGATTGGCGGCGATTATGATCGCCTGATGCAGTTGTTTACCAACCTGGTGGACAACGCGCTGGCCCACACGCCGGCCGGCGGGCGGGTGCATGTGAGCCTGAAACCGCATGGGGAAACGGCCGTAGACGTGTTGGTGCAAGATACCGGTTCCGGCATCGCCGCCGAGGATTTGCCGCGCATTTTTGAACGGTTTTATCAGGTGGATAAGTCGCGGGCACGGGGAAACGGCCGTCGCGGTTCTGGCCTGGGTTTAGCAATTGTGCGGGAATTGGTGGAAGCCCATCAGGGAACCATTCGGCCTTACAGCCAGGTGGGGCAGGGAACCGCCTTTTTGGTGCGGCTGCCCGTATACCAGGAAACGCCAACCAACAACGCCAACGCCATTACCTGA
- a CDS encoding response regulator transcription factor — MSKETILVVDDEANIRDLARLYLQKDGYRVDTVNNGRDALAYIKQTPPSLVVLDLMLPEVDGWEVCRRVRAESTLPILMLTARDDDIDKIVGLEMGADDYLTKPFNPRELVARVRAILRRTTSATDPTAGKTRQAGNVIVDPSSHLVTVGGRRIDLRTKEFDLLVTLMDHLNMVLSRDQLLDLVWGYEFYGRTRTVDVHIANLREKLTGSSLTIETVWGKGYKLIIVDSG, encoded by the coding sequence ATGAGCAAAGAGACGATTCTGGTGGTGGACGACGAGGCCAACATCCGCGACCTGGCGCGGCTGTATTTGCAGAAAGATGGCTACCGCGTGGACACCGTGAATAACGGCCGTGACGCCCTGGCCTACATCAAACAAACACCGCCTTCTCTGGTGGTGCTGGACCTGATGCTGCCAGAAGTAGACGGCTGGGAAGTGTGCCGCCGGGTACGCGCCGAAAGCACGCTGCCCATCCTGATGCTCACTGCCCGCGACGACGACATAGACAAAATTGTCGGCCTGGAGATGGGGGCGGACGATTACCTGACCAAGCCATTCAATCCACGGGAACTGGTGGCCCGCGTGCGCGCCATCCTGCGGCGGACCACTTCAGCCACAGACCCAACGGCCGGTAAAACACGCCAGGCCGGTAATGTCATTGTAGACCCATCCAGCCATCTGGTCACAGTGGGCGGCCGGCGGATTGACCTGCGCACCAAAGAGTTTGACCTGCTCGTCACCCTGATGGACCATTTGAACATGGTACTGTCGCGGGATCAGTTGTTGGATCTGGTGTGGGGTTATGAATTTTACGGCCGTACCCGCACCGTAGACGTCCACATCGCCAATCTGCGGGAAAAATTAACCGGCAGCAGCCTGACCATCGAGACGGTTTGGGGCAAAGGATATAAGCTGATCATAGTTGATAGTGGGTAG
- a CDS encoding RidA family protein: MGKEIIHTDQAPAALGPYSQAVKVGNVIFTAGQVGLDPATGKLVENDITVQTERVLQNLTAVLAAAGATLDDVVKCTVFLQDMGEFAAMNAVYGRYFTHRHPARSAVQVAALPLGARVEIEAIALLPG, translated from the coding sequence ATGGGCAAAGAAATAATTCACACCGATCAGGCGCCGGCGGCGTTGGGTCCTTATTCGCAGGCGGTGAAGGTGGGCAATGTGATTTTTACGGCCGGGCAGGTGGGCCTGGACCCGGCGACCGGCAAGTTGGTTGAAAACGACATCACGGTTCAGACGGAGCGGGTGCTGCAAAATCTGACGGCCGTTCTCGCCGCCGCCGGCGCCACCCTGGACGACGTGGTGAAATGCACTGTCTTTTTGCAAGACATGGGCGAATTTGCGGCGATGAACGCGGTGTACGGCCGTTACTTCACCCACCGCCACCCGGCCCGCTCGGCCGTGCAGGTGGCGGCGCTGCCGTTGGGGGCGCGCGTCGAAATCGAAGCCATTGCCCTGCTGCCCGGTTAG